In Oryza brachyantha chromosome 2, ObraRS2, whole genome shotgun sequence, a single window of DNA contains:
- the LOC102713801 gene encoding NAC domain-containing protein 21/22-like — protein sequence MALREIESTLPPGFRFFPSDEELVCHYLHRKVANERTAQGSTLVEVDLHAREPWELPEVAKLTASEWYFFSFRDRKYATGSRTNRATKTGYWKATGKDREVRGPAAAAARAVVGMRKTLVFYQGRAPNGVKTGWVMHEFRLDSPHSTPREDWVLCRVFQKRKGDGDGGPQDSAGAGAASPTFTSSMSSSSSHLQQPDHHPAAAAAAGGYCYGAVDSQLAAAGYSAAGFAAPPPQMNTSQPAAPQYQYGGAVLGFPEEYGLGTYLDMGFDVDDIRFPQGWN from the exons ATGGCGCTGAGGGAGATCGAGTCGACGCTGCCACCGGGGTTCAGGTTCTTCCCCAGCGACGAGGAGCTGGTGTGCCACTACCTCCACCGGAAGGTGGCCAACGAGCGGACGGCGCAGGGGTCGACGCTGGTGGAGGTCGACCTCCACGCCCGCGAACCGTGGGAGCTCCCAG AGGTGGCGAAGCTGACGGCGAGCGAGTGGTACTTCTTCAGCTTCCGGGACCGCAAGTACGCGACGGGGTCGCGCACCAACCGCGCCACCAAGACGGGCTACTGGAAGGCCACCGGCAAGGACCGCGAGGTGCgcggcccggccgccgccgccgcgcgcgccgtcgtcggcatGAGGAAGACGCTCGTCTTCTACCAGGGGAGGGCGCCCAACGGCGTGAAGACCGGCTGGGTCATGCACGAGTTCCGCCTCGACTCCCCGCACTCCACACCCAGG GAGGACTGGGTGCTATGCAGGGTGTTTCAGAAGAGgaagggcgacggcgacggtggtccGCAggacagcgccggcgccggcgccgcctctccgACTTTCACCTCCtcgatgtcgtcgtcgtcgtcgcaccTACAGCAGCCGGACCACCACcctgcagcagccgccgcggcgggcggctaCTGCTACGGCGCCGTCGACTCGCAGCTGGCAGCAGCTGGCTactccgccgccggcttcgcggcgccgccgccccagaTGAACACTTCccagccggcggcgccacAGTACCAATACGGCGGCGCGGTTCTTGGCTTCCCGGAGGAGTACGGGCTCGGAACTTACTTGGACATGGGCTTCGACGTCGACGACATCAGGTTCCCGCAGGGTTGgaactga
- the LOC102715822 gene encoding glycolipid transfer protein 1-like, translating to MAETVFTPSLEGMKHVKSESGVMLTKPFLDVCKQILPVLDKFGAAMALVKSDIGGNITRLENKYSSDPSKYEHLYSMVQEEVQNKTAKGSSSCTNGLLWLTRAMDFLVELFRNLLEHLDWTMSQACTDSYTKTLKKWHGWLASSSFTVAMKLAPNREKFMEVISGTGDIKADIEKFCTTFYPFLKENHDFLASVGLDDMKAS from the exons ATGGCCGAGACAGTGTTCACTCCCTCTTTGGAGGGTATGAAGCATGTCAAGTCAGAGAGCGGCGTCATGCTCACCAAGCCGTTTCTTGATGTCTGCAAGCAAATCTTGCCTGTTTTAG ATAAATTTGGAGCTGCTATGGCACTTGTGAAGAGCGACATCGGTGGTAACATCACA AGGCTGGAAAATAAGTATTCTTCAGACCCATCAAAATATGAGCACTTGTACAGCATGGTTCAGGAAGAGGTTCAAAATAAGACTGCAAAAGGTTCGTCAAGCTGTACAAATGGACTTCTATGGCTCACGAG GGCTATGGACTTCCTTGTTGAGTTATTCCGTAACCTACTTGAGCATCTAGACTGGACCATGAGTCAAGCTTGTACTGACTCGTATACTAAAACTTTGAAGAAATGGCATGGCTGGCTTGCCAGTTCTAGCTTTACA GTGGCAATGAAACTTGCACCTAATAGAGAGAAATTTATGGAGGTCATCAGTGGGACAGGCGACATAAAAGCAGATATAGAGAAATTCTGCACAACCTTTTATCCTTTTCTCAAAGAGAATCATGATTTTCTG GCCAGTGTTGGACTCGATGATATGAAGGCTTCTTAA
- the LOC102713246 gene encoding 60S ribosomal protein L14-1-like — protein MPFKRFVEIGRVALVNYGKDYGRLVVIVDVVDQNRALVDAPDMIRCQINFKRLSLTDIKIDIKRVPKKTTLIKAMEEADVKNKWENSSWGKKLIVQKRRASLNDFDRFKVMLARIKRGGAIRQELVKLKKEAAA, from the exons atG CCGTTCAAGAGGTTCGTGGAGATCGGGCGGGTGGCCCTGGTGAACTACGGCAAGGACTacggccgcctcgtcgtcatcgtcgacgtcgtcgaccAGAACCGG GCACTTGTGGATGCTCCCGATATGATCAGGTGCCAGATCAACTTCAAGAGGCTTTCTCTGACCGACATCAAGATTGACATCAAACGTGTCCCGAAGAAGACAACTTTGATCAAGGCCATGGAGGAAGCTG ATGTGAAGAACAAGTGGGAGAATAGTTCATGGGGCAAGAAGCTAATTGTCCAGAAGAGGAGAGCGTCGCTCAATGACTTTGACAGGTTCAAGGTTATGTTGGCCCGGATCAAG AGGGGAGGTGCTATCAGGCAAGAGCTTGTGAAGCTCAAGAAGGAGGCTGCTGCTTAG
- the LOC102713524 gene encoding RNA-binding protein 42-like, with protein MSAQSISPAAPSYFPVPFHLQNVVQLAWPAAPAYNAVYPLPQVQVPQVQQLFQKDAQIITPEALATVKAAIANSEKDKKIEEKKNAVPRKAAGQSWEDPTLADWPENDFRLFCGDLGNEVNDDVLTKAFSKYPSFNMARVIRDKWTGKTKGYGFVSFANASDLAAALKEMNGKYVGNRPIKLRKSTWKTRIDYEALQKPKTPPQKKFKAQKRGVLHK; from the exons atgtcggCGCAGTCCATCTCCCCCGCGGCCCCGTCCTACTTCCCCGTCCCGTTCCACCTCCAGAATGTGGTGCAGCTCGcctggccggcggcgccagcgTACAACGCTGTCTACCCCTTGCCCCAAGTCCAAGTCCCGCAG GTGCAACAACTGTTCCAGAAAGATGCGCAGATAATCACTCCTGAGGCTCTAGCTACTGTGAAGGCTGCTATCGCAAATAGTGAGAAAGACAAGAagattgaagaaaagaaaaatgcagtACCTCGAAAGGCAGCTGGGCAATCTTGGGAGGATCCAACATTGGCTGACTGGCCTGAAA ATGATTTCCGTTTGTTTTGTGGTGATCTTGGAAATGAAGTGAATGATGATGTTCTTACAAAGGCGTTTTCAAAATATCCGTCCTTCAACATGGCAAGG GTTATTAGGGACAAGTGGACGGGTAAAACTAAAGGCTACGGATTTGTTAGTTTTGCAAATGCATCAGATCTTGCTGCAGCATTGAAAGAGATGAATG GTAAATATGTTGGAAATAGGCCAATCAAACTACGCAAGAGCACATGGAAAACCAGAATAGACTATGAAGCATTACAGAAGCCAAAG ACTCCACCACAGAAGAAGTTCAAAGCGCAGAAAAGAGGCGTTCTACACAAGTGA